The DNA region cacacacacacacacacacacacacacacacacacacacacacacacacacacacacaccacaccacacacaatgtGTTACTTACAGAGCTGATGTGACTCCTGGCAACACCTTTTGAAGAACTACCTCTGGACTGAGGAGTTCAGTCTGATCTTCCTCTGGTGTCTTTATGTACTTCTGCAGGTCAAACTCAGCCAGCTGCTCCTCTGACATCTGAAATGTCTTCCACATCTTAGTCTCCCACTGTCCTGGTAAGAGCGTCTCTACATGCAGATCTACTGAGCTCATCTTGTGTTCCACTACAGCATGGTGattcagctcattcagacagTAGAACAGGTTGATCCTTCTGTCTGAGCTACTCTGATCTCTGATCTTCTGTTTGACATACTGGACAGTTTGCTCAGAgctatctgattggctgctacTCTGTGGGAGAAGGTCCTTTAAGAGATTCTGATTGGACTCCAGTGAGAGGCCCAGaaggaagcggaggaaaaggtccagATGTCCATTCTTACTCTGTAAGGCCAGGTCCACTGCAGTCTTGTGTAGGTCATAAAGAGTTGCAGGgctgaacagagcagagagctgagaggTTTGTTGTTGGTCAGCCATGTTTCTCTGCCTGTTGCTGAAACAGAGGAACACATAGAGAGCTGCgagaaactcctggatgctcagatgcacaaagctgaacaccttcccctggtacagcccagtctcctctctgaagatctgagtacacactcctgagtacactgatgcttctgtgatgtcaatgccacactctctcaggtcttcctcatagaagATCAGATTGCCTTTCTCCAGCTGCTGGAAAGCCAGTTTACCGAGTTTGAAAATCACCTCTTCATttgcctcttttctctctgtgtacttgACATGTTTTATGCCTGTCTGCATcatcaggaagtgtgtgtacatttgagtcaGAGTCCTTGGCATTTCTACTTTGTCTGATTCTTTTGATGTTTTCTCTACAACAGTGGCTGAAATCcagcagaagactggaatgtggcacatgataaagaggctcctggatgacttcaggtgtgtgatggTTCTGCTGACCAGGTTCTCATcactgattctcttcctgaagtactcctctttctgtgtgtcattgaatccccttatttctgtcacctggtccacacacatacgaggcatctgattggctgctgctggtcgggtggtgatccagaggagagcagaaggaaGCAGATCCCCCTTGATGAGGTTTGTCAGCAGCACGTCCACTGAGGCTGGTGCTGTCACATCACAACAGGTCGGGTTGGAGCGGAAATGTAGAGGAAGTCgacactcatccagaccatcaaagatgaacatgacTCTGTACTCTGAAATGGTGAAGACTCTGGTATCTTTGATTTCTGGGAAAAAGTGCTGAATAAGACCCACCAGACTGAGTTTATTTTCCTTCATCAGGTTCAGCTCccggaaaggaagaggaaatatgaaGTGGATATCCTGATTAGCTGTTCCTTCAACCCAGTCTAGAATGAATTTCTGCACAGAGAcggtttttccaatgccagccacTCCCTTTGTCAGCACTGTTCTGAGGGGTTTGTATTGTTTGGGGTTAAAGGTTCTGCCCTTCTTTTCTGCCTCATCTTTTCTGCGTCTTTCCTCTTCCAGGAAGCGTTCTTTTCTGCGTCTTTCCTCTTCCGGTGTAAAGATAtcactgcatttgattggtctgccttgtgctgcttctctccaggatgccctctctatctgtctgacctcatgttcatcattgacctctcctcttcccccctctgtgatgtagaggtcTGTGTAGATCTCATGGAGGAGTCTGGTGTCTCCCTGCTGTGGGATTCCCTCAATCAGACACTGAAACTTCTTCTGCAGGTGGGATTTGTGGATCTGTTTATATCTGTGTGAAAACCAAAACGCACAATCTGGAATAAATCATTCATTATTCAATcattcaaaaacacacatgcacacaatgtaCTTCAATGAGCCACAATGTAATGatgatcccacacacacaaaccatataATCAATTATCAGTGTTTCAGACCAGACAAGCATTTTATATGAAACACTGTATACACCATTTCCCCTCACTGCTCTTCCCTCATGTGATTAGTACTGTTGATTATTTTCAtacatattttctcattctcattctctctcattttcaccaCATTTCACCTTCTTATACTGAAAAGCTGATGGATttacacctaaacacacatacacacaaacacgaagaGAACGGCCATGATCTTACACTCCAATAGGTGACTCTTCTCCTTTAGGGTTGATTGGCAAATCTTTGGACCAATGATCACTGACTGAAGGTGGGTGGgacctcctcttcttcttcttaaggctgcagtgacagacagacagacaaacacacacacacacacacacacacacacacacccatcagtgTGTACACAATGAGAAAAGATCAATGTGACAATACAGATACACACTGTAAACTGAACCGCTTTAAAAATTAATCTGTACACAAACTTTTAAATGAGACTGCCTGAGTCGTTATGCAATGGTGCCatggtgtttatgtttatgggaAGTGTGcaaatgggggggtgggggggtcataTCATACCATATAGTAATGACTGCAACGTGTACAACGGAATGAGATAAGAGGGATAATTTGAAAAAGTTAATTTCGCCATTCAGTCATTTAGTTATTCTATTTTAGCCAAAAAGgagccaaagctgccatctttgcccatattaaGAGATCCGGGAGTtcattgaagctaactacctatggcaagttgcattgtactgtaagttatctctggggtagcaaagatcaaagtgtgccgtcttgaCGTTCCGAatatcacagtatccactcgaaggcagaggacaaaactgtgtatgTCTGCTTTTCCGATTTCTTCGTCCCCGTGTGAGTTTAAACTCAAAATCTTCAAAATCTTCATGTTataaaaatctcaagataccggatctccttatttgggaaaagatggtagctttttttgtaggcgaacttaaGAGGTCTATTGACATTTCATcggaacaaaacacaaaagtgGAAAGTTTTTATTAACCTCTATTTATTCAAAACACAATGGCTCTTTGAGTAATTACCAACAATtgaattcatttatttgtgtggtcATTTTGAATGTACCAGATAAGATAAGACTAACATGTCCAATATTCAGAAATAAAATGAATATGTTTCGGGAACATTTTAAACTACTCACCTCTGACCAGCAGGAACACCTCCTCCTGCAAACTGCCCTGGTAGATCCATGGActtgtcactcttcatggacacacagctgggtacaggagagtgtggtCTCTTCTGCTGCCTATGGCTATGTTTAGAATTGGTGGTGGTTCCAttatgtttcacacacacacacacacacacacacacacacacacacacacacacacacaaacacagaaagagagagagagagagaaggaaagagtctGTTATCAAAAGTatagtgaaaacacacactactAGTAGGAGTAGCATTActgctttttttgtaggcgaacttaagaggtctgggacacacacaaccatcagcacatcaacacaaacacaggatgtGTACAATTGTGGCGTTAAAGGTGACATGAGGTGAAAAGGTGTCGGTGCACCTAAATaaaaaagttagtctggagctGTGATATATGGTTAATATTTTCATCACTGAACCagtccctcacactcacacacatatcaaatcTTACTTTGTagtaacagacacacaaatacacatgacatactgtatagcatgAAGACTAGAACCATGATCTTACTGTCCAGTTGAAGAGTCTCCTCCTGTAAAGTTGATTCCTTTCCCCATGGAccaatcactcttcatggacacatggGTGGGTGTAGGGGAGGGAGGCCTCCTGTTAGAGCTGGTGCCCTCCATCCTAGAGAAGTAGaatttccacacaaacacacacaaccattagtGTGTACACAATGAGAAAAGATCAATGCTGAAACTAAAGCCAGAAAGAGCAAACGCAAAAGGTTGTGGAATACAGTAGAAGCTATATATTTGTTACGCAGACTTGGTGTGGATCAGGGGATTATGTTAATATTCTATCAGGCGGTACTGGAGTGGTTGGTCAGGTTTGGGATGTCAGGTTTGGCAACCTCACTGTGCAACTGAAACAAGCCCAGCTGCCTGATTCACACTGTCATGAAGATGATGGGTAGGAAGGAGTAGCAGTCCCTTCAGTCTTTACATGATCAGCTGTTTTTAGGCTCAGAGGATACTGACTGAcccatcacatactgtatcctgCACACAGAGTATGAACTTTTGCCCTTTAGGTAGGTAGACAATACAGAGTCCCACACTGTAAACTGAACCGCTTTAAAAAGTAATCTGTGCCTACAAACTTTTAAATGAGACTGCCTGAGTCATTATGCCATGGTGTTTATGTCTATGGGAagtatgcaaatgtgtgtgtgtgggtgggcggggggggggggggggggggggtcatatcATACCATATAGTAATGACTGCAATGTGCACAACGGAATGAGATAAGAGGGATAATTTGAAAAAGTTAATTTCGCCATTCAGTCATTTAGTTACTCTATTTTAGCCAAAAAGgagccaaagctgccatctttaccCATATTAAGAGATCCGGGAGTtcattgaagctaactacctatggcaagttgcattgtactGTAAATTAGCTCTGGGgcagcaaagatcaaagtgtgccgtcttgaCGTTCCGAATATCACAGCATCCACTCAAATTTCGTCCCCGtgtgaaaggtgaaaggtgacATGAGGTGAAAAGGTGTCGGTGCACCTAAATAAAAAAGGTAGTCTGGAGCCGTGATATATGATTAATATTTTCATCACTGAACCagtccctcacactcacacacatatcaaatcTTACTTTGTagtaacagacacacaaatacacatgacatactgtatagcatgAAGACTAGAACCATGATCTTACTGTCCAGTTGAAGAGTCTCCTCCTGTAAAGTTGATTCCTTTCCCCATGGAccaatcactcttcatggacacatggGTGGGTGTAGGGGAGGGAGGCCTGCTGTTAGAGCTGGTGCCCTCCATCCTAGAGAAGAAGAGAACTTCCATCAGGAATATATATTCCTGTCTCTAGCcaggaacacatacacaacacacacctgatacacacacacacacacacacacacacacacacacacacacacacacacacacacacacacacacacacacacaaacacaaacacaaacacaaacacacacacacacacacacacacacatacacacacacacacacacacacacacacacacacacaaacacacacacttccactatCAGATAAACTCCCACCGTCACAGACAAACAGTActcctacagacacacagtactcccacagacacacagcactgacctcagcacagtatgAGTGCCAGATTaactcccacagacacacagttctGACCTCAGCACAATATGAGCCCCATGAACAGCCATACATTAGGGGACAAGCTCAACCATGTAGCTCACCGTATCCATTGGCTTAAacactaaatatatatatatatatatatatatatatatatatatatatatatatgggtcGCGCCTTAATGAACATGGGAAATTGTGGGTCCCAAGGCCAGTTCAGAGCCACTGCTTCAGGGAACAGGCTTAACCATAAAAATGTGGTAGCCACTATGGCCTCCTTCAGGCAACTCTCACACTGAGCCAAGAATTAAGTTTAAGTTAAGTTAAAACCCCTTTATTAAAGATGGGGCATGACAAAAGGCTGAACCATAACTTGAGATAGCTTAGCGCCGGTGAACCCtgtaagttggaaatgaggtcctatgacCAAAgttccaaactattcctttaaagggaaactatgcaggattggcgatttcattgccggtttcgctttcattttcgctcgttttatgctcgcatatttctctgcagagcttcccctacagctttagcgtgtatatttgacaaaactcctcaatcggtcagtctgccgtgccttttcatgagactttacatgacgcttcctggagtagagcatgggtgcgtgcccaagGTCTTCTGAAGttgcaagcatggttcttccgctacagaccactagggcggccgaaaataACATTGTtagaccggtaatgactcattttttcatatataacagtatggaacgaattgattaactgaaaaacattgcatagtatacctttaaccaCCAAAGACAAGCTGGACCATGGTGCACTTACAGTAATAAGTGTTTAGGAGTGTTCAACACCTCGACAGTTTTCTTTAAGTTTTGCAAGTAAACTCATCACTGGCTGAATCCCTGACACCCACCCAACCCTGAACGTGAGTATGCTCTTAAT from Sardina pilchardus chromosome 1, fSarPil1.1, whole genome shotgun sequence includes:
- the LOC134080611 gene encoding NACHT, LRR and PYD domains-containing protein 12-like isoform X1; this encodes MEGTSSNSRPPSPTPTHVSMKSDWSMGKGINFTGGDSSTGQMEGTSSNRRPPSPTPTHVSMKSDWSMGKGINFTGGDSSTGHHRQQKRPHSPVPSCVSMKSDKSMDLPGQFAGGGVPAGQSLKKKKRRSHPPSVSDHWSKDLPINPKGEESPIGVYKQIHKSHLQKKFQCLIEGIPQQGDTRLLHEIYTDLYITEGGRGEVNDEHEVRQIERASWREAAQGRPIKCSDIFTPEEERRRKERFLEEERRRKDEAEKKGRTFNPKQYKPLRTVLTKGVAGIGKTVSVQKFILDWVEGTANQDIHFIFPLPFRELNLMKENKLSLVGLIQHFFPEIKDTRVFTISEYRVMFIFDGLDECRLPLHFRSNPTCCDVTAPASVDVLLTNLIKGDLLPSALLWITTRPAAANQMPRMCVDQVTEIRGFNDTQKEEYFRKRISDENLVSRTITHLKSSRSLFIMCHIPVFCWISATVVEKTSKESDKVEMPRTLTQMYTHFLMMQTGIKHVKYTERKEANEEVIFKLGKLAFQQLEKGNLIFYEEDLRECGIDITEASVYSGVCTQIFREETGLYQGKVFSFVHLSIQEFLAALYVFLCFSNRQRNMADQQQTSQLSALFSPATLYDLHKTAVDLALQSKNGHLDLFLRFLLGLSLESNQNLLKDLLPQSSSQSDSSEQTVQYVKQKIRDQSSSDRRINLFYCLNELNHHAVVEHKMSSVDLHVETLLPGQWETKMWKTFQMSEEQLAEFDLQKYIKTPEEDQTELLSPEVVLQKVLPGVTSALLERCHLTEKSCSYLASALTTHSSSLRLLNLSNNKLLDSGVELLCCALCHQNCKLEELKLEKCNLTEKSCSYLASALTTHSSSLRLLHLGGNELLDSGVELLCSALCHQNCKLEELYLWGCRLTEKSCSYLASALTTHSSSLRLLDLYGNKLLDSGVELLCSALCHQNCKLEELQLNSCDLTEKSCSYLASALTAHSSSLRLLNLSQNKLLDSGVELLCSALCHQNCKLEELKLDWCNLTEKSCSYLASALTAHSSSLRLLNLSQNKLLDSGVELLCSALCHQNCKLEELKLDECNLTEKSCSYLASALTAHSSSLRLLILSRNKLLDSGVEVLCSALCHQNCKLEELNLWSCKLTEKSCSYLASALISHSSSLRLLDLTDNELLDSGVELLCSALCHQNCKLEELTLWGCCLTEKSCSYLASALTTHSSSLRLLDLTNNKLLDSGMELLCSALCHQNCKLEELTLRYCNLTDKSCSYLASALTTHSSSLRVLDLSYNLTEPAVEQLSALVKDPHCKLQKLITEWGTVEC
- the LOC134080611 gene encoding NACHT, LRR and PYD domains-containing protein 12-like isoform X2, which gives rise to MEGTSSNRRPPSPTPTHVSMKSDWSMGKGINFTGGDSSTGHHRQQKRPHSPVPSCVSMKSDKSMDLPGQFAGGGVPAGQSLKKKKRRSHPPSVSDHWSKDLPINPKGEESPIGVYKQIHKSHLQKKFQCLIEGIPQQGDTRLLHEIYTDLYITEGGRGEVNDEHEVRQIERASWREAAQGRPIKCSDIFTPEEERRRKERFLEEERRRKDEAEKKGRTFNPKQYKPLRTVLTKGVAGIGKTVSVQKFILDWVEGTANQDIHFIFPLPFRELNLMKENKLSLVGLIQHFFPEIKDTRVFTISEYRVMFIFDGLDECRLPLHFRSNPTCCDVTAPASVDVLLTNLIKGDLLPSALLWITTRPAAANQMPRMCVDQVTEIRGFNDTQKEEYFRKRISDENLVSRTITHLKSSRSLFIMCHIPVFCWISATVVEKTSKESDKVEMPRTLTQMYTHFLMMQTGIKHVKYTERKEANEEVIFKLGKLAFQQLEKGNLIFYEEDLRECGIDITEASVYSGVCTQIFREETGLYQGKVFSFVHLSIQEFLAALYVFLCFSNRQRNMADQQQTSQLSALFSPATLYDLHKTAVDLALQSKNGHLDLFLRFLLGLSLESNQNLLKDLLPQSSSQSDSSEQTVQYVKQKIRDQSSSDRRINLFYCLNELNHHAVVEHKMSSVDLHVETLLPGQWETKMWKTFQMSEEQLAEFDLQKYIKTPEEDQTELLSPEVVLQKVLPGVTSALLERCHLTEKSCSYLASALTTHSSSLRLLNLSNNKLLDSGVELLCCALCHQNCKLEELKLEKCNLTEKSCSYLASALTTHSSSLRLLHLGGNELLDSGVELLCSALCHQNCKLEELYLWGCRLTEKSCSYLASALTTHSSSLRLLDLYGNKLLDSGVELLCSALCHQNCKLEELQLNSCDLTEKSCSYLASALTAHSSSLRLLNLSQNKLLDSGVELLCSALCHQNCKLEELKLDWCNLTEKSCSYLASALTAHSSSLRLLNLSQNKLLDSGVELLCSALCHQNCKLEELKLDECNLTEKSCSYLASALTAHSSSLRLLILSRNKLLDSGVEVLCSALCHQNCKLEELNLWSCKLTEKSCSYLASALISHSSSLRLLDLTDNELLDSGVELLCSALCHQNCKLEELTLWGCCLTEKSCSYLASALTTHSSSLRLLDLTNNKLLDSGMELLCSALCHQNCKLEELTLRYCNLTDKSCSYLASALTTHSSSLRVLDLSYNLTEPAVEQLSALVKDPHCKLQKLITEWGTVEC